A genomic segment from Juglans regia cultivar Chandler chromosome 14, Walnut 2.0, whole genome shotgun sequence encodes:
- the LOC108994648 gene encoding cytochrome P450 94A1-like, whose amino-acid sequence MLNLDMITDSVSSLALLLCLFIPLFLFIFRFLSISTLFPSKTSTPCPQSYPIIGNLPGLLRNRHRFHDWVADMLSQTPSSTLRARTFLDLSHGICTANPTNVEHLLHSNFPNYIKGSRFHDVLTELLGDGIFKVDAHLWTLQRKIASHEFNTTSLKRFISDTVASEISDRLIPYLSAACEENRAIDLQDVLQRFTFDNICQVAFGVNPECLTSDNIYQNLPSSKFVKAFDYAVEISSSRFLSPLPLLWKLGRFLNIGSEKRYREAIKVIDQYAMEIIRSKEQGEVTRKCQDLLSRFMFSTLNVEFQDEVHKRKFLRDIIISFILAGRDTTSTALTWFFWLISGHPRCASLIHEELSSVPEKRSGIFSYEELKKMHYLHAALTESMRLFPPVPINSRLTVADDVLPDGTHVGKGWFADYSAYAMGRMDKVWGEQCREYRPERWLGEDGAFMPLDQFRFPVFHGGPRICLGKEMAYVQMKSVAAALMYEFEIVAIDGGGSADKMMNPPYMLSLLLKMRGGLPVRLRRRHL is encoded by the coding sequence ATGCTGAATCTCGACATGATTACTGATTCTGTTTCCTCCTTGGCCTTATTGCTGTGCCTCTTTATCCcactcttcctcttcatcttccgCTTCCTCTCCATTTCTACGTTGTTTCCCTCTAAAACTAGCACACCATGCCCACAGTCTTACCCTATTATTGGAAACCTACCCGGCCTTCTCCGCAATCGCCATCGCTTCCACGACTGGGTCGCCGATATGCTCTCCCAAACCCCATCATCCACCCTCCGAGCTCGCACCTTCCTCGACCTCTCCCATGGAATCTGCACGGCCAACCCCACCAACGTCGAGCACCTCCTCCACTCCAACTTCCCAAACTACATCAAAGGCTCTCGCTTCCACGACGTCCTCACCGAGCTCCTCGGCGATGGCATCTTCAAAGTCGATGCGCATCTCTGGACTCTCCAGCGCAAGATTGCCAGCCATGAGTTCAACACCACATCACTCAAACGCTTCATCTCCGACACCGTTGCATCAGAAATCTCGGACCGCCTCATTCCTTACCTCTCTGCAGCCTGCGAGGAGAACAGAGCCATCGATCTCCAAGACGTGTTACAACGATTCACTTTCGATAACATATGTCAGGTCGCATTCGGTGTGAACCCCGAGTGCTTGACTTCCGACAACATATATCAAAACCTCCCAAGCTCCAAGTTTGTCAAAGCTTTTGATTATGCCGTGGAGATTAGCTCCTCAAGGTTTCTGTCACCGTTGCCTTTACTGTGGAAGCTGGGAAGATTTCTCAATATAGGCTCGGAAAAAAGATACAGAGAAGCCATAAAAGTGATCGACCAATACGCCATGGAAATCATTCGGTCCAAAGAACAAGGAGAAGTAACACGTAAATGTCAAGATCTGTTATCAAGATTCATGTTCTCGACCTTGAATGTGGAGTTTCAAGATGAAGTACACAAGAGGAAGTTCTTGAGAGACATAATCATAAGCTTCATACTAGCCGGGAGAGACACAACATCCACGGCCTTGACATGGTTCTTCTGGTTGATATCCGGCCACCCTCGCTGCGCTAGTTTAATACACGAAGAGTTGTCGTCGGTGCCGGAAAAACGGTCGGGAATATTCAGCTACGAGGAGCTGAAGAAGATGCATTACCTACACGCAGCTCTAACGGAATCCATGAGATTGTTCCCACCTGTACCGATCAATTCGAGATTAACGGTGGCCGATGATGTCTTGCCAGATGGGACGCACGTCGGGAAGGGGTGGTTCGCCGATTACTCGGCTTATGCAATGGGGAGGATGGATAAGGTGTGGGGAGAGCAGTGTAGGGAGTATAGGCCTGAGAGGTGGTTGGGAGAGGATGGAGCTTTCATGCCGTTGGATCAGTTCAGATTCCCTGTGTTTCACGGAGGGCCCAGGATTTGTTTGGGGAAGGAGATGGCTTACGTGCAGATGAAGTCTGTTGCGGCGGCTTTGATGTATGAGTTTGAAATCGTGGCCATTGATGGAGGTGGGAGTGCAGATAAGATGATGAACCCGCCTTACATGCTATCTTTACTACTTAAGATGAGGGGCGGTTTGCCTGTTAGGCTAAGGAGGAGGCACCTGTGA
- the LOC108994649 gene encoding probable magnesium transporter NIPA6 isoform X1: MDFSEDNTKGFVLALLSSGFIGASFIIKKKGLRRAAATSGVRAGVGGYSYLLEPLWWLGMITMIVGEVANFVAYAFAPAVLVTPLGALSIIVSAVLAHFILNEKLHKLGILGCVMCIVGSVIIVIHAPQEHPITSVQEIWSMATQPAFLLYMASVTVLVFILVIHFAPQCGHTNVLVFTGICSLMGSLSVMSVKALGTSLKLTFEGKNQLIYPETWFFMLVVATCVITQMIYLNKALDTFNTAVVSPIYYVMFTTLAILASVIMFKDWDGQSGGTIVSEICGFIVVLSGTILLHSTKDFERSSSFRGNFAPVSPSLSTRLCSGNGELLKYEEEEVTPPEEVCLRRQEVY; this comes from the exons ATGGATTTCTCCGAAGACAATACGAAAGGCTTTGTTTTGGCTTTGCTGTCAAGTGGGTTCATAGGGGCAAGCTTCATCATCAAGAAGAAAGGCCTTAGAAGAGCAGCCGCAACTTCTGGTGTCAGAGCGG GTGTTGGTGGGTATTCTTATCTCTTGGAACCTCTGTGGTGGCTGGGAATGATCACGa TGATTGTTGGAGAGGTTGCAAACTTTGTTGCATATGCATTTGCCCCTGCAGTTCTTGTTACTCCTCTTGGCGCGTTAAGTATTATTGTCAG TGCTGTTTTGGCTCACTTTATCTTGAACGAGAAGTTACACAAGCTTGGAATTTTGGGCTGCGTGATGTGTATTGTGGGATCCGTCATAATTGTTATCCATGCACCACAGGAGCATCCCATTACGTCTGTTCAGGAAATATGGAGCATGGCAACTCAACCAG CCTTTCTGCTTTACATGGCCTCTGTGACTGTATTGGTTTTCATTCTGGTCATCCATTTTGCACCACAATGTGGGCACACGAACGTGTTAGTTTTCACCGGCATCTGTTCTTTGATGGGCTCTCTCTCG GTGATGAGTGTTAAAGCCCTTGGAACTTCACTAAAGTTAACTTTCGAGGGAAAGAATCAGTTAATATATCCAGAGACATGGTTTTTCATGTTGGTTGTGGCTACATGTGTCATCACCCAGATGATTTACCTCAATAAG GCGCTCGACACATTTAACACAGCCGTTGTCTCCCCCATATACTACGTGATGTTCACAACACTTGCAATCCTAGCCAGCGTAATTATGTTTAAG GATTGGGATGGCCAAAGTGGAGGAACCATAGTATCAGAAATATGTGGCTTTATTGTTGTGCTCTCTGGAACAATCTTATTGCATTCGACCAAAGACTTTGAGAGAAGCTCATCTTTTAGAG GTAACTTCGCACCTGTGTCCCCCTCATTGTCTACCCGACTCTGCAGCGGAAATGGGGAATTACTGAAGtatgaagaggaagaagtaaCACCTCCTGAGGAAGTTTGCTTAAGAAGACAAGAAGTGTATTAG
- the LOC108994649 gene encoding probable magnesium transporter NIPA3 isoform X3, producing MISETVIVGEVANFVAYAFAPAVLVTPLGALSIIVSAVLAHFILNEKLHKLGILGCVMCIVGSVIIVIHAPQEHPITSVQEIWSMATQPAFLLYMASVTVLVFILVIHFAPQCGHTNVLVFTGICSLMGSLSVMSVKALGTSLKLTFEGKNQLIYPETWFFMLVVATCVITQMIYLNKALDTFNTAVVSPIYYVMFTTLAILASVIMFKDWDGQSGGTIVSEICGFIVVLSGTILLHSTKDFERSSSFRGNFAPVSPSLSTRLCSGNGELLKYEEEEVTPPEEVCLRRQEVY from the exons ATGATTTCTGAAACAGTGATTGTTGGAGAGGTTGCAAACTTTGTTGCATATGCATTTGCCCCTGCAGTTCTTGTTACTCCTCTTGGCGCGTTAAGTATTATTGTCAG TGCTGTTTTGGCTCACTTTATCTTGAACGAGAAGTTACACAAGCTTGGAATTTTGGGCTGCGTGATGTGTATTGTGGGATCCGTCATAATTGTTATCCATGCACCACAGGAGCATCCCATTACGTCTGTTCAGGAAATATGGAGCATGGCAACTCAACCAG CCTTTCTGCTTTACATGGCCTCTGTGACTGTATTGGTTTTCATTCTGGTCATCCATTTTGCACCACAATGTGGGCACACGAACGTGTTAGTTTTCACCGGCATCTGTTCTTTGATGGGCTCTCTCTCG GTGATGAGTGTTAAAGCCCTTGGAACTTCACTAAAGTTAACTTTCGAGGGAAAGAATCAGTTAATATATCCAGAGACATGGTTTTTCATGTTGGTTGTGGCTACATGTGTCATCACCCAGATGATTTACCTCAATAAG GCGCTCGACACATTTAACACAGCCGTTGTCTCCCCCATATACTACGTGATGTTCACAACACTTGCAATCCTAGCCAGCGTAATTATGTTTAAG GATTGGGATGGCCAAAGTGGAGGAACCATAGTATCAGAAATATGTGGCTTTATTGTTGTGCTCTCTGGAACAATCTTATTGCATTCGACCAAAGACTTTGAGAGAAGCTCATCTTTTAGAG GTAACTTCGCACCTGTGTCCCCCTCATTGTCTACCCGACTCTGCAGCGGAAATGGGGAATTACTGAAGtatgaagaggaagaagtaaCACCTCCTGAGGAAGTTTGCTTAAGAAGACAAGAAGTGTATTAG
- the LOC108994649 gene encoding probable magnesium transporter NIPA3 isoform X2: protein MDFSEDNTKGFVLALLSSGFIGASFIIKKKGLRRAAATSGVRAGVGGYSYLLEPLWWLGMITMIVGEVANFVAYAFAPAVLVTPLGALSIIVSAVLAHFILNEKLHKLGILGCVMCIVGSVIIVIHAPQEHPITSVQEIWSMATQPAFLLYMASVTVLVFILVIHFAPQCGHTNVLVFTGICSLMGSLSVMSVKALGTSLKLTFEGKNQLIYPETWFFMLVVATCVITQMIYLNKALDTFNTAVVSPIYYVMFTTLAILASVIMFKHTTLLSAADKSWLLRNNFWNCCELLPNPVCLWEWRNICSLLIGAGKG from the exons ATGGATTTCTCCGAAGACAATACGAAAGGCTTTGTTTTGGCTTTGCTGTCAAGTGGGTTCATAGGGGCAAGCTTCATCATCAAGAAGAAAGGCCTTAGAAGAGCAGCCGCAACTTCTGGTGTCAGAGCGG GTGTTGGTGGGTATTCTTATCTCTTGGAACCTCTGTGGTGGCTGGGAATGATCACGa TGATTGTTGGAGAGGTTGCAAACTTTGTTGCATATGCATTTGCCCCTGCAGTTCTTGTTACTCCTCTTGGCGCGTTAAGTATTATTGTCAG TGCTGTTTTGGCTCACTTTATCTTGAACGAGAAGTTACACAAGCTTGGAATTTTGGGCTGCGTGATGTGTATTGTGGGATCCGTCATAATTGTTATCCATGCACCACAGGAGCATCCCATTACGTCTGTTCAGGAAATATGGAGCATGGCAACTCAACCAG CCTTTCTGCTTTACATGGCCTCTGTGACTGTATTGGTTTTCATTCTGGTCATCCATTTTGCACCACAATGTGGGCACACGAACGTGTTAGTTTTCACCGGCATCTGTTCTTTGATGGGCTCTCTCTCG GTGATGAGTGTTAAAGCCCTTGGAACTTCACTAAAGTTAACTTTCGAGGGAAAGAATCAGTTAATATATCCAGAGACATGGTTTTTCATGTTGGTTGTGGCTACATGTGTCATCACCCAGATGATTTACCTCAATAAG GCGCTCGACACATTTAACACAGCCGTTGTCTCCCCCATATACTACGTGATGTTCACAACACTTGCAATCCTAGCCAGCGTAATTATGTTTAAG CATACCACTTTGTTAAGTGCTGCAGACAAATCTTGGCTTCTGCGTAACAATTTCTGGAATTGCTGTGAGCTTCTGCCAAACCCAGTTTGTTTGTGGGAGTGGAGAAATATTTGTTCTTTGTTGATTGGGGCTGGAAAGGGTTAG